Part of the Brassica oleracea var. oleracea cultivar TO1000 chromosome C8, BOL, whole genome shotgun sequence genome is shown below.
CAACATAATCTCCTTCTATGGTTTCAGTATTTATGATATTTTAATTTAAAATATTTTCTGAACTGAGTAGTTTAGATATCTAAACATGGTAGAAGAATTGAAAGTAAATTTAGAAATAGCAGTCTAAGAGCATGATTAATCAGGAGTTTTTAGGATGAAGTTCTTAGCGAAAGTTAAGAAACTGTTTCTTAACTTTTAACTAAAAAAACTAAGAACCGGTTCTTAAATAAAGACTTTAAGAAACGGTTCTTAGCTTTTTTAGTTAAAAATTAAGAAACAGTTTTTTAACTTCCGCTAAGAACTCCTCTCTAAAAACCCCGGGTTAATCATGGTCTAAGTAGGAGAGGAATGCATAGATATACTAAAGAGAGAAACTCTAACAAGTCATGATAGTCATCTATCAATAAACATCAAAGTTTTGTTTCTAAAATTAACAGAAGGGGGATAAACCAGAAAAGATAAGATTATACAATTAATATTCCACATCTAGTTATAATTTATAGCAGAGTCTACTGGCCAGACTTGCAACTTTACATTTTCTCCAGGGACTTGAAACAAAAAAACGATAGTAATTGATTTTTTTCTAATAATTGGAGCATCCTTTAAATTAGGACCCCCACCCAGCCTCTGCGTCGCCGCTTTGTCTTGCGTCTCCTTCCCGATTCTTTCCTCGTAAGCTCCTTCGGATTTGTAAACCTAATTGATTTCAAACCCAAGTCTTTTTAGTATTTCTGGAAACCCTAATTTCGCCGGTTCTGTTACATCCCGTTTCTTGATGATAAAGATTTATCTTTTTCTTTGTTTATACGCAGGTGTAAGTTATCAAAGTTGGTAGCTTTCTGTTCCTCATGGCCACTCGTAAGTTTTCTGCAGAGCCCTGCTTTTACTCCTTTGTGGGGATCTCTTTCTTTCTAAGTGGGGTTAATAAAAATAATTGGCAGGTCTTCAGTTTGAGAACAACTGTGAAGTTGGAGTATTCTCCAAACTCACTAACGCCTATTGCTTAGTCGCTATTGGAGGCTCTGAGAACTTTTACAGGTTTTGCTTTGCACACCTCTCTCTCTCTCTCTCTCTCTCTCTCTCTCTCTCTCTCTCTCTTTGTAGCTTTACATCAGTTTTGGTGTTTATGTTTGAGAATAGTGCTTTTGAGTCGGAGTTAGCTGATGTTATCCCTATCGTTAAGACCTCTCTTGGTGGAACACGGATTATTGGCCGTCTTTGTGCTGGTTAGCTTTCCACTCTTCACCTTTGTTTTTTTTTCTAATCTTTCTTCAATTAAAGATGGTTTCTTTTTTTCTTTCTCGGTGTATATAGGAAACAAGAATGGCCTCCTTGTGCCCCACACAACTACTGACCAAGGTACAATCTTGCTACAACAGTCCGTTTCTTAGCGCAATTAAGAACTGCTCTTTAGATTCCTGATAGAAACATGACCCTGTTAACAAATATTTAGAGATTTTTCTGAATGTCTTGGCTGAAGCATTTGCATTGCCTATCACTGTTTAAACTGATGAGGTGGCTCTTATATCTAAATATTCTTTTGGTGAAGATTATATTCTCTCGTCCATTTACTATTTCATTGAGGAATCTGTAACGTTGTATTATATGCTGCGAGTCTTTTGTTGTTTTGATATGGAGATATTATATATTGTTTATGTAGTCTTTTGTATGGTTGCATCTCCTGAATTTTAACTTATGTTTTTTTTGTTCCCTTCTGACAGAGCTTCAGCACTTGAGGAACAGTTTACCTGATTCAGTTGTGGTCCAGCGAATCGAGGAACGTCTGTCTGCTCTTGGAAATTGCATTGCCTGCAATGACCATGTTGCGCTTGCTCACACCGATCTTGACAAGGTGAAGATCAGTCTCCTGCTATATTACTCTTGTAAAACTGCTTGGCTGTACATATCTGCTGACTGTCAATAAATGATGAAAAACTAACTAATTACTGCATATGCGGTTTCAATGAATTTACATCTTGGCATGTTATTGGAGTTGTTGTACTTATTCCAGTTGGTTTGGTTTGACAGGAAACTGAGGAGATAATAGCAGATGTTCTTGGTGTTGAAGTTTTCCGTCAGACAATTGCTGGCAACATCCTTGTTGGCAGTAACTGTGCCTTGTCCAACAGAGGTGGCATTGTAAGAGAACAACAATACTTAGACCATCCCTTAGAACACTAATGAATTTAACATTCGTATCTCACCACTGATGTCTTTCTTCTCAAATAGGTCCATCCTCACACCTCAGTGGAAGACTTGGACGAACTATCAACACTTCTTCAAGTCCCTCTAGTTGCCGGAACCGTGAACCGTGGTAGTGAAGTCATAGGTGCTGGTATGACGGTTAATGACTGGACTGCTTTCTGCGGGTCAGACACAACCGCTACAGAGCTCTCTGTTATAGACAGCATCTTCAAGCTAAGAGAAGCCCAACCCAGCTCCATTGTCGATGAGATGAGGAAGTCTCTGATCGATACCTACGTTTAAAATTTGCTTTGTTTGGATGACATACACAACAACATTCCCCAAGTGTTACAATGTCTGAAAATTTTAATCTTTTGTGGTATTTCAAGGCTTTGACTGAACATCTCTTACGTTTCGTTGAATCTTATCCATAAAATCTCTTGAAAATGCAAACTAGGACTAGACATATTTATCTGGAATCGAATTACTGAACTAAGAAAATTAAACCAAATTGAATTTCATAAATAACCAAACAGATTTTATAAATAATCGAATAGATCTTATATCAAAAAATTGCAACCAAACCGAGAGTCGAATGGGTATCCGAATTTTTAAAATACAAATTATATACTTAAAAATATTAATTATATTTAATTTCTTAATAATTAAATATTCTAAAAATATTATTTATAAACCAAATTACAAAAAATGAATCACCTGAATATTTTTATCCAATAAATAAAAATTATTTGAATTCTATTTTTTTTTAACTAAACAATTTGAATTATCGATGTTTTTTTCCATATTATCCGAAATTACTTGAAAAATTGGAACCAAATTGGATTTGAAATGTCTTTTATATATCCCCTATATATTATTTGAGAAGCATTACCAACTTCTTTTTGTAGCCACATGTCATCACTAGGATGATTCTTAGAATCATTAGAGAAATATGTTGGTTCATCTAATTATATAATAAATTTTTTATTAAACTAACAATAAATTCATCATTAATGTATTTTATTATTTCCTTAAATAAAATTTACGGAATTGCCTAATGTGGCTAAAGTATATATGACAATTAATGATTTTCATTAATAAAGATTTGATAAAAAAAATAGTGTATCTTCTACCATATTTGTTTAATTTTAAACTATTAAATAAATTAAACAACCACAATAACCATATAATAAAAATTTAGATTTTTATGTATATGTTATATTTTGAATTTTTACAAACGGCTATAAATTACTAAAACTGTTAAGAGTCTCACATTCAAATTTTATGATCCATAGTTTAAAAATTTTGCTATGACAAAATACAAATGATTACAAAAATTATATAAGTAAAAAGTCTAATTTAATTAATTATTAAGATTAATATATATATATATATATATATATATNNNNNNNNNNNNNNNNNNNNNNNNNNNNNNNNNNNNNNNNNNNNNNNNNNNNNNNNNNNNNNNNNNNNNNNNNNNNNNNNNNNNNNNNNNNNNNNNNNNNAAGAAACTATATGAGTAGAAATCATCATTTAATAGAAATTAATATTAAAAATAAACTAAAATATATTATCTATGATAATATCATTTAAATTTAATTACATATCCTATCAAATATAAAAAAATATTTTTCGGATTAATAAAATTAATTTATATGTTCACACCAATTTAATTATATATTTAATAGTTACTGAACTTTAATTATTTAATATATATTAATTATTTCATAATATGTAAAAATATTTAATACATAAAATAATTTATATATATAATGTTGATCCCGCGCAAGGCGCGGGTCTTAACCTAGTTAGCCATTATTTAACATTACTATCCGAACCAAACCAAAATAACCTAACTGAATTTTGTGAATACCCAAATGGTTTCTAATTTCTAGAACCGAAAAACTGAAACCAAAAGCGAACCAAAGACCGAATGGACCAAGCCTAATTGCAAACTATTGTGTAACTGGGGTCCACATTTGGTTCATATTTTAGTGGAAATGAATCCATTAAGGAATGGATAACGGTTTTGTTCGGTATATATGTATATGTAGAGATAAAAAAGCCAACACCTTTATCGCTTAGATTGAATTGAAAGTTGAGACCTCTCATTACCAACCCCAATAAGATCACAAATCGCTTTTGGATTCGTTCTATGGCAAGTGGTAAGTCATCTGTTTCGATATGTTCTGTAATAAGATTTTGCTTGAACGTTAGTTTTTCTTTCTTTATATATTCATCTGTGTTCTGTTTTACTTTCCTGAAAAAGAAGAAGATGAAGATGAATCATCAGCTCGTTACCAGAACGCATTGGATGCATTGTCGTCTCTAATCACAAAACGAAGCCTCTTTGTTAATAAAAACCAATCTCACCGGTTTCATCTCCTCTTCCATTATCTCAAGGTTCCAAAAATCACCTTCACTTTTAGTGTGTTATGAACTTCTTTGTAATGGTTTCATGAATCTCTTAGGCTCTTGAGCTTGAAGAAGCAGTCTCACAGTTGAAAATCATTCATGTGGCTGGAACTAAAGGAAAGGTAAAGGCTCATCAGTTCCTTGAGATTATATACAATGAACGTTAAAAGTTTAGTGTGTATTTGTTTGAAGGGATCAACATGCACATTTTCAGAATCTATTCTTCGTGGTTACGGTCTTCGAACTGGTTTATTCACATCTCCTCACTTAATCGATGTACGAGAGAGGTTCCGTCTGAACGGGTGAGTTTCTGAAAGCATACATAAACATCATCATGCTTTCATCTAAAGAAAATGTTCAAAACACACACAATTTGCTTTTGCTTCAGCATTGAGATAAGCCAGGAGAAGTTTGTGGACTACTTCTGGTGTTGCTTCCATAAACTCAAGGTGGTGCTTTTTAGAAACAGAACATTCATAAAGGCTTTAAGGGTTCTGTCTGTTTCTTTTATTTCGTTAATACCAGTGTTCAAGAAATAACTAGACGGTGGTTAGGTGCCTTATAGAGGACTAATGTTTAGGCAGACGCCTAGACCGATATTTTGAACGCTTAGACTAATTTGTTTAAAAAAATCGTTTCGTTTAGACCTGATGTCTAAGCGCGGCTATACCAATTTTAAGAACACTGGTTAATACCATGGCAAACTAAAGCGCAGGAGAAAAGCAGCAATGAGATCCCAATGCCTACTTACTTCTGCTTCCTTGCTTTGTTAGCTTTCAAGATTTTCTCAACAGAACAGGTTCTTCTGACAAAATCTCTTTTTCTAACTCATGTAGTTTAAGTCATATAATGTTTATTGATGTTTACACGCAGGTGGATGTTGTTATACTAGAAGTTGGCTTAGGTGGGAGATACGATGCGACTAACGTGGTAGGACAAAGCATTATTAAGATTCTATTCATTATGTTTTTCATCTCTAACAAAGCATTATGTTAATCATAGATTCAGAAGCCTGTTGTCTGTGGTATTACTTCTCTTGGTTATGATCATATGGAGATTCTTGGTTAGTCTTTTTTTCTCGCCATTGCTCTGGATACAATGCTTTTTTTCTCTCTCTTCTGATCAGTTATTTTTATTTAGGACACACACTTGCTGAAATCGCTGCAGAGAAAGCTGGTATCTTCAAGGTGCTGACAAGAAGTTCTGTATTCGAGTTTCAGTTTCATTCTTAATGATCTGTCTCTGTTGCAGAGTGGAGTTCCTGCTTTTACGGTGCCTCAACCTGATGAAGCAATGCGTGTACTTAATGAGAAAGCTTCAAAATTAGAGGTATAAGGGGCTATACAAAACAACCAAATCATTAGATATGTAAGGTTAGGCCTGGTATTTTGAACCGAACCGAAATTTCAGTTAGTTTGGTGAGAATTTCGATTCAATTTGGTACGTTTTCTGAAAACTTTGGTTTTCGGTTCTGTTTGGTTCGGCAATCGGTTACTTTGGCTTTTTTCTTAAGTAAAAAACTATCCAAACTATACCAAAACCCGAACCTAAGTAACCAAATTAACGGAATTTATCCAAAATTTTAACAAAATTAATCCAAAATAACCGAAATTAAAAACTTTCGTAGGATTTCCTAAAATTGAATACCAAACCAAACTTTATTTCAGATTAATTCGGTAAGACTTATGTTGAATCGAACCCGCAGGCCTATGTAAGGTTATTAATTAGTACTTGTTTCAGGTGAAGCTTCAAGTGGTGGAACCATTGGACTCTAGTCAAAGACTAGGGCTACAAGGAGAACATCAATTTCTAAACGCTAGTCTTGCGGTTGCGTTGTGCTCTACATTTCTTCAGAAGATTGGTATTGAGGACAAGAATGATGATACAGTACGTTGAAACAATGAATAAAACATTCTTGAGTAAGAGTGACTAACTATTACTTTTTGAATACAGAACGGTTTACCTGAAAGATTCATCTCTGGATTGTCAAATGCTTATTTGATGGGACGAGCTATGATTGTGCCTGATTCAGAACTACCTGAAGAGATTGTGTTTTACCTTGATGGAGCTCATAGTCCTGAAAGCATGGAAGCTTGCGCTACTTGGTTTTCACAACAGGTCAAAGAAAGAAACAAGAAAAGATCAGAGCAGGTAGAGTTTGTCTTCAATCTCAAAAATTTCTGGTTTGATCTAATAATGTTGGCATTACAATATATGCAGATACTCTTGTTCAATTGTATGTCTGTTCGTGATCCATGTTTGCTTCTTCCAAGATTAAGGACTAAATGCACTGATCAAGGTTTGTTTTATGTTATGAGATTAGGCTTTCACAAGAAACCTCTTAATAAGATGTTGTTTGATTTTCCTTAAAAAAAAATGATGTTGTTTAATTCAAATGATATGTAGGAGTTGAATTCAAGAAAGCAGTTTTCGTGCCAAACATGTCTGTATACAACCAAGTGGGATCTCGGTCAAAGATTGAGCAACGTGTTGATGACTCCATAACGTGGCAGTTCGGTCTTAAGAGGCTTTGGGATAATTTAGCACGTGGTGAAGCAAAAACTAAGTCAAGAAGTGATTCCAAAGAAGAAGAGAGGAGTTTGGTATTTTCTTCACTTCCTTTGGCCGTTGACTGGCTCAGGGACAGTGCTCGCCGGAGTCAACAAGTTCGTTTTCAGGTAAACAAAAAGGAAAACGTGTTAGGAATTATGCATTTTTCTCCTTGGTCTAATTGAGATTTTTATTGTGTATTTTTGTTGGTGTGTGTTAGGTGTTGGTGACTGGTTCGTTACATTTAGTGGGTGATCTCTTGCGATTAATTAAGAAATGAATGCGTAAACCTTTTTATTTATTTTTTCAACTTCATGATCTGTACTCTTTAAGAACACCACTGATTCTAATCAGAACAGGTCCTGAAATTTTGAAGGCCTTAAATGATTTAGTAAATATTTTAATAATTTAGAGGTTTTTAAAAAAAAAATTCTACAAATTTTGGGGTCTATATATATATAAAAAAAATTCAAAATTTTTGGAGATTTAAAGCGAATGTTTTATATTTGGTCCATGACCGGCTCTGATCCTAATTCTACGTTTAGAGGGAAAGGAAAACTCATAACCAAGAAAGATGTTTTCTATAAACAAGAAACACGTGCTGGTCTAGTAGGAGAGGTGACGATAAATATCTTCTTCTTACAACGTTTTCAAATTCGTACCACCTAACCGGCTTTCAGATCGAGTGGATGTGGAAAAGCAACTGTAAATCATTACAGAGCAACCATATTCCGACAAAAGGTAAAAAGTAAAAAAACAATTGAAGAAAGAGGTAACGATCACGTGGCGGCAAACCGCTCGTTGCATCAAAAAACGCAGTCGTTTTAATGTTGCCGTGAGGGTGGGTGTGGCGTTGGAAACAAGCGTACAAGCTGAGAGAAGTAACCGAATAGAAAGAAAAAGAAATTGGAGAAAAGAGGCATACAAAAAGAAGAGATTACAGACCAAAGCAAACACCATTTCAAACATCTCTAGACCGATTCTTCTTCATCAAAGTTTGAATCTTTTTCAAGTGGGTATTGTATAATCTCTCCGGCGGCGAAAATGGTGATGCGGACGGAAGCTAGGGTCAGTGTAAGCTCAGGTCAAAGCGTCGTCGGCAACAAAGCCTCCTCTCATCGTCTAACGCAAGATCAGAGATCTCACATCGAATCGGCTTCTCAGCTCTTAGCCGGAGGAATCGCCGGAGCTTTTAGCAAAACTTGCACCGCCCCTCTCTCTCGCCTCACCATCCTCTTCCAGGTTCGGAGAGGGGAACGATAAAAAAAAAAGAAGAAAAATCAAACCTTTCAATTTTTATCTTAATTAGCTGCACTGTTTGTGTGTGGACAGCTTCTTGATTAAGACACCGTGTTGTTGTTGTTGTGTGTTTTTAGGTACAAGGAATGCACACAAATGCAGCAGCTTTAAAAAAGCCGAGCATATTACACGAGGCTTCACGGATATTGAACGAAGAAGGGCTCAAGGCTTTCTGGAAAGGGAACCTTGTTACCATCGCTCATCGCCTTCCTTATTCTTCCGTCAATTTCTACACTTATGAACACTACAAGAAGGTCTGTAGAATTTGTATCTATCTATCTATCTACAAGTTTTATTCGGTGCTGATAGTTTTTTTCTTTTTCAGTTCCTGTATATGGTAACTGGGATGGAAAACCACAGGGAGAGTATAAGCTCAAACGTGTTTGTGCATTTTGTAGCCGGTGGTTTGGCTGGTATCACTGCTGCTTCTGCTACTTATCCTCTTGATCTCGTTAGAACTCGTCTTGCTGCTCAGGTTTGCAGTTTCTTCATCGCTGAAGCATTGTTGCATGCATTAGCTGTGTATTGACTCTTTGAATGGATGGCAGACAAAAGTAATCTACTATACCGGTATCTGGCATACGCTGCGCACTATCAGCACCGATGAAGGTATCTTGGGGCTCTACAAGGGACTTGGAACAACGCTTGTGGTATTTTCCCACAACAAAACAATGATGAACAAATGATCATAAACGTTATATCCTTCCTTAGATTTCGTTTTGGTTTGATACAGGGTGTTGGGCCTAGTATTGCCATTAGCTTTTCTGCGTATGAATCTTTGAGATCTTATTGGATGTCAAACAGGTAATAACTCCATCTCGAAGTTTCAGTTCTGCTTTTTTTAAACTATGATGTCTCCTAATATTTTTGTTTTTCCCTTTAAGGCCTCATGATTCTCCTGTAGTGGTCAGTCTAGCTTGTGGAAGTCTTTCAGGCATAGCATCTTCAACAGGTGAGTTGTTTCTGCTATTCTTTGACCTTTTTTATCTCTCTTGGTCGCCATGGGGACTTGATTGTAACTTATCTATCTATGCCTTTCTCTTAAATGCTAATTATATTAACAGTAGCATCAGTTTCATCACATCAATTGTCTCAACTCAGTATTCTATGGTTTCTATGTTGTTGATGCATAATAGGTGGACATGGTTAACTTCTACCGTGGCCACATAATGAAAAACTATTGTCTGCTTCTCGTATGAATGCTTCTGTCACTAGCATATTGATATGATCAACTATGACCTTCTCTAGAACTCGTCAAGCATTCTAGTGTTTTTTAGTGTGAGGAGTTTACTTCTTTGGGCATGCTTCTCGTTTAGTCTCACAGTTGCTTGATCAAACACAACTGATCTCACTTCTGTTACAGATTGTTCAGTTTACTACAGATTTTGTGTGTTTATCCTAATGAGACTGCCTCATGTTGCATTCATAAGCAGTAGTAGAAACTTCATAGAATCAATGCATATGTGATATAACGTGTTGTGTTTCTGAACCAAAACCGCAGCTACGTTTCCATTGGATCTGGTGAGGAGAAGGAAGCAGCTAGAAGGCATTGGTGGGAGAGCGGTTGTGTACAAGACGGGTTTGTTCGGGACATTGAAGCGTATTATCAAGACAGAAGGAGTGAGAGGTTTGTACAGAGGGATTCTTCCGGAGTACTACAAAGTGGTTCCTGGTGTTGGGATTTGCTTCATGACATACGAGACGCTCAAGCTTTACTTCATGGATCTTTCCTCAAAGCTCTAGGCAGGTTTTTATGTTGTAGAATTCTTAGGTCTATTTTTGGTGAAAAGTCAAAACTGTAAAAGCAGAGGATGGAGGATAATATACGAAACTATAGTAGAAAATTTATATGTATTTTTGGTTATATCCAGTGAGTTCTTTTTAACATGTTACAGTCCTAGTTAATAGTCCATGTCATCAACAAACACAGTGCTTTTTGTTGAACTTTTTGCAAAGGATATGATGTTTTTTTTTTACCAGAAGGGATAAAGTATATGATATGAGTTGTTTGATCTTTGTTCGTAGTATCTCAATGGAATTTGATTGATTGATGAAATGAAAGTATGATGCAAATGATCCACAACTGATGAACATGAAAATTTCCTCTGCTCAGAGGCTATTAGTTAGATCCATTGATCTGAACTAATAAAACGAAATTGAAAACCATTTGCCAAAAACGTTCAAAAATGTTAACTTGCTGTGAGACAAGACAAGAGTTGTAACTAGGAGTTATGTTGGGTTCCACACAAAGGCAGAAACCCTCCAAAAATAAGCGTATCCCACTTAAGAATGGAGAACACACGGTATTCTTTAGTAAAAGGCGAAAGAATAGTTCGCTTTGTGTTCACCACATTGCTGCGTGAGTGTTCTACGAAAGCTTGCTCCTCTATTTATATCAAGATTTACAGTACCAAACTTTCTCTCCTCTCCGATGTGGGTGCTCTTAAGCGTCATTACTAATTTCCTCACTGATAACAGCCCGTTAGTAATCTCCTTACTGATAAGGGCCCGTCACTAGTTTCCTTATCGATAACAGCCCATTCACCAGATGCATGGAGGAGCTAAGATTGGATTACTGTAATTTAAAGTAATTATCCAGAATTGATCAAAAGAATAGCATCCAATAGTTGAGTAACGTGTAAGAAAATGAATGTAATGTCAACCAAGATTTTTTTTTTTTAATAAAACAACCAAGATCACTGATTCGTATTGGCAGTTTGGTCCCAACTTTCGAACTATAGGAGCAGAGAGAATATATGTTCAGCTATGCCTTTTTGATTTCTTATATACGAGAAATGTGGCTATGCTTCTTTCTTTAGCATTCTCCATGTCAATATATAGTTATGGTCTCCTTTTTATGAACAAGTCATCTTGTTATACAGTTGCAGTATTTGTATTCAGGATGTAGTTAGCAATACTAAAAAAGAAACATATAATATTAAAAAAAGAATCATTATAACATTTAAACTATGACACGTGTCATCATGAGAATCAATTTCAAAATCCTTAGAAAAATAAATTGGTCCATCTAAACATATAATATGATTTTCATTAAACTAATCATATAATTAATTATTAATATAAAAATATTATTTATAATTTCTTTAAATAGAACAAACGTAATTAATCAAAATATATATGATAATTAATGATTTCAAATAATAAATATTTGATAATAATTTATACATCCTCGATCATTTTTGTTTTATATTAATATTATTAAAATAAATTAGACAATCAAATTAACCAAATAATAAAAATTTTGATTTTTCCTATATATGTTATATTTTGAATTTTTAAAAACAAATATAAATTAGTAAACTTTTAAAAAATCTTACTTTGAAAATTTGTGATCAATGATTTAATTTCTATATATAAAAAGATACAAACGTTCATAAAATTATATGAGTAAGATGTCTTATTTAATAAATATTAGATTAAATATATATATAATCCCTATATATTAAAAGAGAAACATTACAACATTTGAACCATGACACACGTCATCACGAGAATCAGTTTCAAAATATTTAAAAAAATAAGTTGGTCCATCTAAACATATAGTGTACTTTTCATTAACCTAAACATATAATTAATTATTAACATAAATATATTCTTCATTATTTCCTTAAATCGAACATATGGAATTACCTAATCTAATCAAAATATATATGATAATTAATGATTTTAAATAATAAAGATTTGATAATAATTTATACATCCTCTATATTTTGTTATATTATTATGATTTAAATAAATTAGACAATAAATTAACCAAATAATAAAATTTGATTTTTCTATATATATTATATTTTGAATTTTTAAAAACGAATATAAATTAATAAACTTTAAAAAAATCTCACTTTGAAAATTTGTGATCAATGGTTTAATTTTTATTTATAACAAGATAGAAATATTCATAAAATTATAACAAGATATATATATATATATGTTTATTTATATTAATATCGTTTAAATTAAATTATATATTATATAAAATGTATAAATATTTAAATTTCAAAATTTTTATTGAACAAATACTAAGAATTTAATATTTTATTGAATTTGTAAAAATGATTATAAATTAGTAAAAAATATTAAAAGTTTCATATTAAAAATTTTGTTATCAATGTTTCAGTTTTTTGTTATAAAAATACAAATGATCATAAAACCATGTGAATAGAAACTTTTTATTTAATAAATAGTCATATTAATAAAATATACAATACATTGATGTTGATATCAATTTAATTTTAATTTTAAACAATATAAAAGATAAAAATTATTATTTTGATTTACTTACCATAAAATAATTTTAAACAACGATGATTATTTTGATTTATATGTCCACACCAATTTAGTTTTATATATAATAGTCACTGACCTCTTACTATTTTAATATAAGTATAAAAACACAAATAAATAATAATACATAAAATAGTATCTATATACAACATTCATTCCGCGCAAGACACATTTCTTAATCTAGTAATTATATACTAGGTGTCTTCCTGCACCATGTGCAGTTAAAATATTTATTAACAAATAAATATAAATTATATTTTAAAATAAAATTTTGTTTATATTGTAAATTTTCTTTTTCGTATCAATATTTTAATATAAATTTGATTTAATTAAACATAAAAATTATATTTAAGACTATGCATGTATATATTTGAAATTAAATATATTAAATAAATTTGTAAAAGTTGCATAATTACCAAAAATTAAAATTAAACAATATTTACAAAATTTGTAGACATATAAGAAAATAATGATTTTACAATTAAATTTTTATAGTTTTCTAAAAAAAATTGTATACATTTTTGAAAATTTTAACAATAAAATTGTTTAATTAAAAAACATATAATTAAATTATATTTTGAAATTTATAATGCCACATTTGAATATATATATTTTAATGATGATTTATGAGTTATTCTCATATTCGAAAAAATTTTCCAAAAATATAAATTGACATTAAATGTAATATATGAGTTATTACCATATTTTAAAAAGTTTACCAAAAATATAAATTAACATTAAATTCAATTGTCCATGTCATATTAAGTTATAAAACATGTCATCAATTTCAGTAGCCATGTCATATTTGTTTTGTGAAATTGATTGTAGAAAGTACATGTGATAAAATCACTTCGCATATATAGTCTAGGAAATTGTGGAACCACGCATAATAATCGGGCTGGGCCATGTTTACTTCAGCATAACAATCGCACCACTGCATGAACTAAATATAAACATCGTATTGTGGACGTAACCACCATTTTTTTTTTCTCCTGTCTATACTTAGAGGTTTTTGTCATCTTCTTTTTGGTACCTAGTTACAGTAGAACCTCTATAAATTAATACTCGATAAATAATAT
Proteins encoded:
- the LOC106309778 gene encoding eukaryotic translation initiation factor 6-2 isoform X1, with product MATRLQFENNCEVGVFSKLTNAYCLVAIGGSENFYRFCFAHLSLSLCSFTSVLVFMFENSAFESELADVIPIVKTSLGGTRIIGRLCAGNKNGLLVPHTTTDQELQHLRNSLPDSVVVQRIEERLSALGNCIACNDHVALAHTDLDKETEEIIADVLGVEVFRQTIAGNILVGSNCALSNRGGIVHPHTSVEDLDELSTLLQVPLVAGTVNRGSEVIGAGMTVNDWTAFCGSDTTATELSVIDSIFKLREAQPSSIVDEMRKSLIDTYV
- the LOC106309778 gene encoding eukaryotic translation initiation factor 6-2 isoform X2; this translates as MATRLQFENNCEVGVFSKLTNAYCLVAIGGSENFYSAFESELADVIPIVKTSLGGTRIIGRLCAGNKNGLLVPHTTTDQELQHLRNSLPDSVVVQRIEERLSALGNCIACNDHVALAHTDLDKETEEIIADVLGVEVFRQTIAGNILVGSNCALSNRGGIVHPHTSVEDLDELSTLLQVPLVAGTVNRGSEVIGAGMTVNDWTAFCGSDTTATELSVIDSIFKLREAQPSSIVDEMRKSLIDTYV
- the LOC106312288 gene encoding folylpolyglutamate synthase isoform X2, translated to MASEDEDESSARYQNALDALSSLITKRSLFVNKNQSHRFHLLFHYLKALELEEAVSQLKIIHVAGTKGKGSTCTFSESILRGYGLRTGLFTSPHLIDVRERFRLNGIEISQEKFVDYFWCCFHKLKEKSSNEIPMPTYFCFLALLAFKIFSTEQVDVVILEVGLGGRYDATNVIQKPVVCGITSLGYDHMEILGHTLAEIAAEKAGIFKSGVPAFTVPQPDEAMRVLNEKASKLEVKLQVVEPLDSSQRLGLQGEHQFLNASLAVALCSTFLQKIGIEDKNDDTNGLPERFISGLSNAYLMGRAMIVPDSELPEEIVFYLDGAHSPESMEACATWFSQQVKERNKKRSEQILLFNCMSVRDPCLLLPRLRTKCTDQGVEFKKAVFVPNMSVYNQVGSRSKIEQRVDDSITWQFGLKRLWDNLARGEAKTKSRSDSKEEERSLVFSSLPLAVDWLRDSARRSQQVRFQVLVTGSLHLVGDLLRLIKK
- the LOC106312288 gene encoding folylpolyglutamate synthase isoform X1; its protein translation is MASEEDEDESSARYQNALDALSSLITKRSLFVNKNQSHRFHLLFHYLKALELEEAVSQLKIIHVAGTKGKGSTCTFSESILRGYGLRTGLFTSPHLIDVRERFRLNGIEISQEKFVDYFWCCFHKLKEKSSNEIPMPTYFCFLALLAFKIFSTEQVDVVILEVGLGGRYDATNVIQKPVVCGITSLGYDHMEILGHTLAEIAAEKAGIFKSGVPAFTVPQPDEAMRVLNEKASKLEVKLQVVEPLDSSQRLGLQGEHQFLNASLAVALCSTFLQKIGIEDKNDDTNGLPERFISGLSNAYLMGRAMIVPDSELPEEIVFYLDGAHSPESMEACATWFSQQVKERNKKRSEQILLFNCMSVRDPCLLLPRLRTKCTDQGVEFKKAVFVPNMSVYNQVGSRSKIEQRVDDSITWQFGLKRLWDNLARGEAKTKSRSDSKEEERSLVFSSLPLAVDWLRDSARRSQQVRFQVLVTGSLHLVGDLLRLIKK
- the LOC106312289 gene encoding mitochondrial substrate carrier family protein B — its product is MVMRTEARVSVSSGQSVVGNKASSHRLTQDQRSHIESASQLLAGGIAGAFSKTCTAPLSRLTILFQVQGMHTNAAALKKPSILHEASRILNEEGLKAFWKGNLVTIAHRLPYSSVNFYTYEHYKKFLYMVTGMENHRESISSNVFVHFVAGGLAGITAASATYPLDLVRTRLAAQTKVIYYTGIWHTLRTISTDEGILGLYKGLGTTLVGVGPSIAISFSAYESLRSYWMSNRPHDSPVVVSLACGSLSGIASSTATFPLDLVRRRKQLEGIGGRAVVYKTGLFGTLKRIIKTEGVRGLYRGILPEYYKVVPGVGICFMTYETLKLYFMDLSSKL